A segment of the Pristiophorus japonicus isolate sPriJap1 chromosome 1, sPriJap1.hap1, whole genome shotgun sequence genome:
CCCGATACAGATACTCCTTCCCTCGTCGCCCAGTGTCCTGATGTCCATCGAGGGGTCCTTTTCCATCAGCATGTTGTCTCGGATGATGGAATACTTCTTCCCGCCGATGGTGATCCCGTTTTGGAGGATCGACTTCCTGTCTTTGTCGATGATCACTTCGATCTCCTGGGATGTAACCTTGCCTAACACGCCATCGCTTCGACACGCCCAGATGGATTTGTTCTTCGGGGTGCAGCCAGCGATTGCAATGTCTGCAATGGTGCAGTCTTGCAGAACAGTCGCGATATATTCTTTCCAATCCAACATCCCGCTAACCCTTGCAATTAACACCAACAAGACAATGTGCTGTGTTGGACACGGAGGGAAGGCTGCGAAATGAAGCAATCAGCCTAGGTCCAGGGCAGGGTAAAGTCTGATGTCATGCCAGCTTTATGACATTGTCTTTACAACACAAGTGTTGAAGTGGGAGGCTTTCCCTGACATCTGcacacccttccctccccccaccctcataCCACAGTAACTTATTTCCTTATTCCTTCGGATTTCTCCCACATTTGTGTTCTCTGAAGGCGGGAAGGAGATTTGGAAACCTGCTAATGGGCCTCCTCTATCGTCACTGCTTCTGCCTCCTTTGGAATTGTGTGGGGGTGGAAGGACTGGAGAGGGTGACATCGATAGGTATTGTGTTCagcataactccacaagactgttataagctcaaatcattgtgagcttggtctctttggagttacattaaagtgaggaagcagcatgatagattgccttttatacctgcttgcccaggctgcacaggtgacccttaggtctcccacaggtgtgcccctggtggcaagtctaaccattggtgaggtttgcatagatAACAATAGGGagggaacaggaggatgagaattttaaagaaaAGGCATTGGGAGCTCTCGGATCCAGTGTCGGTCTGCAATGTTATTGAGGTGGAAGGAAGTAAGCGGTTTTTGTGAagaagatatgtggtcagaagctcagcttggggtcgaaTAGGACACGAGGGGGGAAAGATTGAccatttttatagccccgttagtgccttGGGGGGGGTAAATGGGGTACAATGGCGTTTTCACCCGGAGGTCCCGGCAGCACCGCGCCCCACAATCAGCACCCCGGGCTTGTGCGCAactggcaatgacgtcatcgccgtgcgcaccgaCTCCTCGACGTCCCGTGGGGGAGGCTGCTGCGAGAGGATGTCAACACCAGCTGCGCGGGGCACAAGGCTGGAGTACATCCGCCGCTGGGGCGCTCcgcaaaggggaggcctttagcgcctCGGACCGCCATCATTTTTTGTCggctggcactccgttttgggtgctgggctgctggcccggtcgatcaCCTCTCTGGCAGCCACCAAAAGGTCTGCAGAGTGTGCAGCAACCCTCCTCTTCAAtggaaagggtgggttgggggggggttaTACAAGTCAGCGCTATGCAGAGCATCCGGGTAGTGCTGGCCTGATCTGCGGGGCGCTGGATTCAGTGGCATGCTACCATCCCGGGAGGGCCCCTCAAAGGAATCAGAGCTCTGGAGACAACACCccgtttcctttgaggggcgtacAGTCCAGTTCTGCGTTGGGTGCGGGACTGCCGggccaggcacaggaagtcccagCCCTGGTACGTTACCATCCCCAATCGGGGCGAGAAGAAATTTTTAGCCCCAAGATTGCAGTCTATTCCACCTGAGACAATGCCCAAGCAAGGGTATCggattggtggcagagggcttcagtcttcccaatttttaattggaggaaatgaaattgcagctcatccaaggtTGGATTTGGGACAAGCAGTCCGTCAGCACCAagtcagtggaggggttgagaggggCTTTTCTTGGGCAACggcattaagggttacagaaccaaggcgggtaaagggagccaaggtacagatcagccagatCTAAttcaatgatggaacaggctcgagggactgaatggtctccgtTTCTACGTTGTGGAGACATAGAGCTGGAAGCAGACCCCAGCTCTTTGTAGGATGTCAGTAAGGGACATCATGTAGATGAGGAAATGTAGGGGCCCTCCCACAGATAGATCCTTGGAGCATTCCAGAAGTAATGGTGCACGGGTGGAAAGAGACGCCATTGTTGCATTTACTCTGGCTATAATTTGATTGGCAGGAGTGGAGGGGAAGGGTACTCCCACTGAGCTGGAGAATGGAGGGTAGGTGTTGGTGTGACTGGCTACTCAAAGGTTGCAGAGGTGCAGGAGGGAAAACGCACCATGGGCCAAGCCAAGGAGGATACCAGCTGCGACTTTGATTAGGGCCGTTTCAGGTAAATAAACCCAAAAGGAGAGATTCACAGCAGCACAGTGGTCATGTTACTGTACTAGTAACtagtggcctggactaatgatccagagacacgagttcaaatcccaccacggatctggggaatttaaattcagttaattaaataaaaactaGTACCTGCAGGCGTAAAGGTGACCAGATAGTCAtagaaactcatctggttcacttgtgtcccttagggaaggaaatctgccgtccttatatgGTCTGGCCTACATGGGACACCAGATCCACAACAATGTGGATGACTTTCAACtgctcctctgaaatggcctaaccagCCATTCAGTCAAAGCGGCAAGCTCACCACCAGGCAACTCTTGAGGGcagttagggttgggcaataaatgttggtcttgccagcgatgcccaaataccgtgaatgaatttaaaaaaaattgtggcaaagatgggcatgaatttgggaggcAACATGTGCAAGtatttgagaggaaagggagagtcTACAGTACTTACACTTTTTCTAATTGACAATCTGAGAGAAGCCACAGGCTAGCTGTGGGGAAAATGGGTGAGAATGTCAGTGATTGCAGCTGGTTGTGCTGCACCCAAATGTTTCACGCTGACTTTGGGTGCCCGACCTGGGAAGCCTTTCTATTCCCAGCATCCCTCCGCTTGATGTGTTAAGTATTTAAACCAAAAACACAGACGTGACATCCGTATGTcggcaaatggtacattggcctttattacaagaggatttgagtgcaagaGTAAATAAGTCATAAtgaaattatatagggctctggcgagaccacacttggagcatggtgtacagttttggtctcttacccAAGCACATACTTGCCATatagagtgcaatgaaggttcaccagacctatTCCTGGGAAGGGGggtttgtcctgtgaggagagattgagttgactaggcctatagagttaagaagaatgggaggtgatctcattgaaacattcaaaattcttagagcttgacagggtagatgcagggaggatgtttcccctggctggagagtctagaaccaggggtcagtctcagaataagggattggccatttagaacagagatgagaaatgtcttcactcagagggtggtgaatctttggaattctctaccctcaaagattgtggagactcagtcgttgagtatattcaagacagagatcaatagattattggatatcaagagaatcaagggataggggatagtgcaggaaagtagggttgaggttgaagattagccatgatcttagtgaatggcagagcaggcttgaggggctgaatggcctactcctgctcctatttcttattggtaACAGCAAGTCACAGCAGTTCAGGTAAAAGGACACAATCCAAAAAGAGGTGGTGGTTATTTAAAAGGTAGAATAGTTGAAGCCTGTATATGACCACATTGCACAGGCCGAATGTTAAAAgaaaaaaagacctgcatttacatagcacctttcacaatctcaggatgtcccaaagcactttaaaaaaattcattccttggatgtgggcatcactggcaaggccagcatttattgcccatccctaattaccattgagaaacatagaaaataggtggagtaggccattcggtccttcgagcctgcaccgccattcaataagatcatggctgatcactccctcagtacccctttcctgctttctctccatatcccttgatccctttagccgtaagggccacatctaactccctcttgaatatctccaatgaacgggcatcaacaactctctgcggcaggaaattccacaggttaacgactcactgagtgaagaagtttttcctcatctcagtccgaagtggcttaccccttatcctaaggctatgtcccctggttctggacttccccaacatcagggacattcttcccgcatctaacctgttcagtcccgtcataatcttatgtttctatgagatcccctctcatccttctaaactccagtgaataaaggcccaattgatccagtctctactcatatgacagtccagccatcccgggaatcagtctggtgaaccttcgctgcactccctcaatagccagaatgtccttcctcagactaggagaccaaaactccaggtgaggcctcactaaggacctgtacaagtgcattaagacctccctgctcctatattcaaatcccctagctatgaaggctaacataccatttgccttcttcaccgcctgctgtacatgagtgcccactttcaatgactgatgaaccatgacagcaggtctcgttgcatcgccagtcagataatattctgccttcgtgtttttgcccccaaaatggataaccttaaatttatccacattatacggcatctgccatgcatttgctcactcacctaacctgtccaggtcaccctgcatgcagcctcttagcgtcctcctcacagttcacaccaccacccagtttagtgtcatccgcaaacttggaaatattacactcaattccttcatccaaatcgttaatgtatattgtaaagagctgaggtcccagcactgagccctgcagcactccactagtcattctgaaatggtggtggtggtgagccgccttcttgaaccgctgcagtccatatggtgaaggtactacCAGTGTTGTTCAGGaaagagttccagcattttgacccagcgacgatgaaggaacggcaatatacttccaagtcaggctggtatgtgacttggaggggaacctaggaggtggtggtgttcccatgcgcctgctgtccgccTTTGTAGATGGTAGAgttcgtgggttttggaggtgccatcgatgaagccttggcaagttgctgcagtgcatcttgtagggagggagtaaatgttgaaggtggcggatggggggccaatcaagcagctgttttgtcctggatggtgtcgagctttttgagtgttgttgaagctactcatccaggcaggtggagagtattccatcacactcccgacttgtgccttgtagatggtggaaaggctttggggagtcaggaggtgagacactc
Coding sequences within it:
- the LOC139261872 gene encoding profilin-3-like; its protein translation is MLDWKEYIATVLQDCTIADIAIAGCTPKNKSIWACRSDGVLGKVTSQEIEVIIDKDRKSILQNGITIGGKKYSIIRDNMLMEKDPSMDIRTLGDEGRSICIGKSSRAVMFLMGQKGVHGGVVNKKMHDMVDFLNRNGNI